One region of Ahniella affigens genomic DNA includes:
- a CDS encoding P-II family nitrogen regulator, translating to MKRITALLHAHRMSDIVHALEALGERRISIVHSTGLLRASSAREQDYSVQLGERVTQEIQLDVFCEADRVEDIVALLRQHGRTGPHNSGWIFVSAVEQGIPIADPAG from the coding sequence ATGAAACGCATCACTGCCTTGCTGCATGCCCATCGCATGAGCGACATCGTCCACGCGCTGGAAGCTTTGGGTGAACGCCGGATCAGTATCGTCCACTCGACCGGCCTGTTACGTGCTTCCAGCGCCCGCGAGCAGGACTATTCGGTCCAACTTGGGGAACGGGTGACACAGGAGATCCAGTTGGACGTGTTCTGTGAGGCAGACCGTGTCGAAGACATCGTGGCGCTGCTTCGGCAACACGGTCGAACAGGCCCACACAACTCCGGATGGATATTCGTGTCCGCGGTTGAGCAAGGGATACCGATCGCAGATCCAGCCGGCTGA